A region of Marinomonas maritima DNA encodes the following proteins:
- a CDS encoding alpha/beta hydrolase → MRQKIALWCLCFLALPAFSAEKSTQFVFESEEPFSHYLVRAKEYLTANKRWINADDKARELAAVMPFELLPDPALCEGSNDIGILLSHGLSDSPFSMRDPAYALQKACYHVRVVLLPGHGTKADDLLSVSRDDWRMTFRNAADQFRKEVDVLYVGGFSTGGALAAEYAWEHESSVAGTVLFSPVFKVNSSIDWLSPWLALVKDWLDHYPSDDFAKYASIPLPAIAEVYKLSKEVRHLVLENPKRLPVFITLSEDDQTVDSSVTEKVFKKGMIGSKSQMVMYSKGQMSANTDRIKIFNANWPELNILGLSHMAVHGNPENTYYGAMGEYRICGWYLSDELLYDECRTDKVNWFGESSDDLFVKSPHAARVSWNPNFNVLMEEVAFFIKANANNR, encoded by the coding sequence ATGCGGCAAAAAATAGCGTTGTGGTGCTTGTGCTTTTTGGCATTGCCAGCGTTTTCAGCAGAAAAGTCAACGCAATTTGTTTTTGAGTCAGAAGAGCCTTTTTCTCATTATCTAGTACGAGCAAAAGAATACTTAACCGCCAATAAACGATGGATTAATGCTGACGATAAAGCGAGAGAGCTCGCCGCCGTCATGCCTTTCGAGTTATTGCCGGATCCTGCGTTGTGTGAAGGCAGCAATGACATCGGTATATTGTTATCTCATGGGCTATCTGACTCTCCCTTTTCTATGCGTGATCCAGCTTATGCTTTGCAGAAGGCTTGTTATCATGTCCGCGTTGTTTTATTGCCCGGCCACGGCACGAAAGCAGACGACCTATTAAGCGTATCTCGTGATGACTGGCGTATGACTTTTCGAAATGCCGCCGATCAGTTTCGCAAAGAAGTAGACGTATTGTATGTAGGTGGTTTTTCTACTGGCGGCGCGTTGGCGGCAGAGTATGCTTGGGAGCATGAGAGCAGTGTTGCAGGGACTGTACTGTTTTCTCCGGTTTTCAAAGTAAATAGCAGTATTGATTGGCTTTCTCCCTGGTTGGCTTTGGTTAAAGATTGGCTTGATCACTATCCAAGTGACGATTTTGCAAAGTACGCATCGATTCCTTTACCGGCGATTGCGGAAGTGTATAAGTTATCCAAAGAGGTTCGTCATTTAGTCTTAGAAAACCCGAAACGTTTACCTGTGTTTATTACCTTATCGGAAGATGATCAAACGGTCGATTCGTCTGTGACAGAAAAAGTGTTTAAAAAAGGAATGATTGGCTCAAAGAGTCAAATGGTGATGTACAGCAAAGGGCAAATGAGCGCCAACACTGATCGTATAAAAATTTTTAATGCGAATTGGCCTGAGTTGAACATTTTAGGGCTGTCGCATATGGCGGTTCATGGTAATCCAGAGAATACTTACTATGGTGCGATGGGAGAATACAGAATATGTGGTTGGTATTTATCCGATGAGCTTTTATATGACGAGTGTCGTACTGATAAAGTAAACTGGTTTGGCGAGAGCTCCGACGATTTATTCGTTAAGAGCCCTCATGCGGCTCGAGTGTCTTGGAATCCTAATTTCAATGTACTGATGGAAGAAGTTGCTTTTTTTATAAAAGCCAACGCAAATAATAGATAA
- a CDS encoding GNAT family N-acetyltransferase, with protein MNTFYPHAEQVPSLWFPLVKKFYQEHYPSGKPNKADPIWVMRHNGKILCAVRLKQYSGVQLLTAMVTEPSHRKTGLGSHLINSIHPALNAMPSYCFAFTHLVPFYSANHFTTICVEMLPEELASRFRAYMAQGRNLTPMYYDFVKKIA; from the coding sequence ATGAACACATTTTACCCTCACGCCGAACAGGTTCCTTCTCTCTGGTTCCCTTTGGTAAAGAAGTTTTACCAAGAGCATTATCCCAGCGGTAAACCCAATAAAGCCGACCCTATTTGGGTTATGCGACACAATGGTAAAATTCTTTGTGCAGTTAGGCTTAAACAATACTCTGGTGTTCAATTACTCACTGCTATGGTGACCGAGCCATCCCATAGAAAGACAGGTTTAGGTAGCCACTTAATAAACAGTATTCATCCTGCATTAAACGCAATGCCGAGTTATTGCTTCGCCTTTACTCATCTTGTACCTTTTTACTCTGCTAATCATTTTACGACCATCTGTGTTGAAATGTTACCAGAAGAACTAGCAAGTCGCTTTCGAGCTTATATGGCTCAAGGGCGAAACCTTACCCCCATGTACTACGATTTCGTTAAAAAAATCGCTTAA
- a CDS encoding GH1 family beta-glucosidase → MSITLPSNSKMLTSDFIFGVATASFQIEGATTTDNRLPSIWDTFCATPRKVKGADNGDIACDHYHRWEKDIQLIKDLGVDAYRLSIAWPRVMDEKGEANQAGLDFYRNLLKKLKAEGLTVFVTLYHWDLPQHLEDKGGWLNRETAYQFKHYADLVTKELAEWVDSWATFNEPFCAAILGYELGIHAPGLSKPEYGRQAAHHILLAHGLALPVIRKNAPASQVGIVLNMNRSYAASEKSEDQFACLMRETLDNQFFIEPLMKGQYPQLLNTVAPQYLPTILPGDMDIIAQPIDFLGLNFYTCNHNAYDADALFKDVKNFDTVEYTDIGWEIAPHAFTELLVNLHKQYDLPPLYITENGAACADEIIDSEINDEQRIRYLNGHLNAVNQAIESGVDIRGYFAWSLMDNFEWAEGYSKRFGLTYVDYATQKRTIKHSGHAYRALLNSRHA, encoded by the coding sequence ATGTCAATCACCTTACCATCAAATTCGAAAATGCTGACGTCCGATTTTATTTTCGGTGTGGCAACCGCCTCTTTCCAAATAGAAGGCGCGACAACAACGGACAATCGCCTACCTTCTATCTGGGACACATTCTGCGCCACGCCGAGGAAGGTAAAAGGCGCTGACAATGGCGACATTGCTTGCGATCATTATCATCGATGGGAAAAAGATATCCAGCTAATTAAAGACCTCGGTGTAGACGCCTATCGCTTGTCCATTGCTTGGCCTCGAGTCATGGACGAGAAAGGCGAAGCAAATCAAGCTGGCCTGGATTTTTATCGAAATCTATTAAAGAAACTGAAAGCAGAAGGACTGACCGTATTTGTCACGCTCTATCATTGGGATTTACCACAACACTTAGAAGATAAAGGAGGCTGGCTGAACAGAGAAACCGCCTATCAATTTAAACACTACGCGGATTTAGTGACCAAAGAATTGGCCGAATGGGTCGACAGCTGGGCCACTTTTAACGAGCCCTTTTGTGCAGCAATTCTTGGCTATGAATTAGGCATACACGCGCCCGGTTTAAGTAAACCAGAATACGGCCGACAAGCCGCACACCATATTTTACTGGCGCACGGTTTGGCGTTGCCGGTTATTCGGAAAAACGCGCCGGCGTCTCAAGTAGGCATCGTACTCAATATGAACCGCTCGTACGCGGCCAGCGAAAAATCCGAAGACCAATTCGCCTGCTTAATGCGAGAAACGCTCGATAACCAATTTTTTATTGAGCCATTAATGAAAGGGCAATATCCTCAACTACTCAACACCGTTGCGCCACAATACTTACCAACGATTTTACCTGGCGACATGGACATCATCGCTCAGCCGATCGATTTCTTAGGCTTGAATTTCTACACCTGCAACCACAATGCCTACGATGCTGATGCTCTATTCAAGGATGTAAAAAATTTCGATACGGTTGAATACACCGACATAGGCTGGGAAATTGCCCCGCATGCTTTCACCGAGCTACTCGTCAATCTTCACAAACAATACGACTTGCCACCACTTTATATTACTGAGAATGGTGCCGCGTGCGCGGACGAAATCATCGATAGTGAGATTAACGACGAGCAACGCATTCGATACTTAAATGGACACTTGAATGCCGTGAATCAGGCCATTGAATCTGGAGTGGATATTCGTGGGTATTTTGCATGGAGCTTGATGGATAACTTTGAATGGGCAGAAGGCTACAGCAAACGCTTTGGCTTAACCTATGTGGATTATGCGACTCAAAAAAGAACCATTAAGCACAGCGGACACGCCTATCGAGCACTGCTCAACAGTCGTCACGCTTAA
- a CDS encoding glucan biosynthesis protein, protein MFPHFFSESTTGSKVSHKTLKANVPSCLRLASRSLLTVGVLFSVAACATSTPVQPKEGEAFSYAWLKGHARQLATEPYQSHQGELPASLKSLDWDDYQQLHFNKEAALWRGEKSEFRAELFHLGLGFDTPIHMNTLENGKSTPIPYSAASFDYGKSKIDGKQLPKDLVFAGFRMQFATDWQRDIVAFLGASYFRAVGSEMQYGLSARGLAVDTALPKPEEFPTFTHFWLEKPTPGSDIVTVYALMDSPSVSGAYRFDMQPGEPFKMKVDSAIYPRKAIERLGVAPMTSMFMIGENDRRTNYDWRAEIHDSDGLAMHTGNGEWIWRPLGNPKNLQFNAYSDENPKGFGLLQRDRHFDHYQDDGVFYEKRPSLWIEPIGDWGKGSVQLVEIPTLDETFDNIVAFWNPAKPIEAGQELLYSYNMYWGSQPPVQSNRARVVDTFTGIGGVIGKKRHYYSKRFVVDFAGGSLAMLGKETKVKAVITSSEGRVEIESARPLHSINGYRAMFDLVPPTDESKPINLRVYLEANGQPLTETWQYQWTPPDPQDRALHNAGHLK, encoded by the coding sequence ATGTTTCCTCATTTTTTTTCAGAATCCACGACGGGGTCGAAGGTTTCACATAAAACCCTGAAAGCGAATGTGCCGAGTTGTTTGCGTTTAGCCAGTCGTTCACTCTTGACTGTCGGTGTCTTGTTTAGTGTTGCGGCCTGTGCGACATCCACACCTGTTCAACCAAAGGAAGGTGAAGCGTTTAGTTATGCGTGGTTAAAAGGGCATGCACGACAACTGGCGACCGAGCCTTATCAAAGTCATCAAGGTGAGTTGCCCGCTAGTCTAAAAAGTTTAGATTGGGACGATTATCAGCAGCTCCACTTTAATAAAGAAGCGGCATTATGGAGAGGTGAAAAATCAGAGTTTCGCGCTGAGCTTTTCCATCTCGGATTAGGCTTTGATACGCCCATTCACATGAATACGCTGGAGAACGGCAAGTCGACACCGATCCCATATTCCGCTGCTTCGTTTGATTACGGAAAGTCCAAAATAGATGGCAAGCAATTGCCGAAAGATCTTGTTTTTGCAGGGTTTAGAATGCAGTTTGCTACGGATTGGCAGCGCGATATTGTGGCTTTTTTAGGGGCAAGTTACTTTCGTGCAGTCGGCAGCGAAATGCAATATGGTCTTTCTGCTCGAGGCTTGGCCGTCGACACGGCGCTTCCGAAGCCGGAGGAATTTCCTACGTTCACTCACTTTTGGTTGGAAAAGCCGACACCAGGTTCTGATATTGTTACTGTGTATGCCTTGATGGATTCTCCCAGTGTGTCTGGAGCGTATCGTTTTGATATGCAGCCGGGTGAACCGTTTAAGATGAAAGTGGATTCTGCTATTTATCCTAGAAAAGCAATTGAGCGTTTGGGCGTCGCGCCGATGACCAGTATGTTTATGATCGGTGAAAATGACCGCAGAACGAATTACGACTGGCGTGCCGAGATTCATGACTCTGATGGTTTGGCTATGCATACTGGCAATGGTGAATGGATTTGGCGCCCATTAGGTAACCCGAAAAATCTACAATTTAATGCCTATAGTGATGAGAATCCAAAAGGGTTTGGTTTGTTGCAGCGTGATCGACATTTTGATCATTACCAAGACGATGGCGTCTTCTATGAGAAACGACCCAGCTTGTGGATTGAACCGATTGGAGATTGGGGGAAAGGCTCTGTTCAACTTGTCGAAATTCCGACGTTAGATGAAACCTTTGACAACATCGTTGCGTTCTGGAACCCAGCGAAGCCGATTGAAGCCGGCCAAGAGTTGCTCTACAGCTATAACATGTATTGGGGAAGTCAGCCTCCGGTTCAATCAAACCGTGCTCGTGTCGTGGATACCTTTACCGGCATTGGCGGAGTGATTGGTAAGAAGCGTCACTATTACAGCAAGCGGTTTGTGGTGGATTTCGCTGGCGGTTCGTTGGCGATGCTCGGCAAGGAGACGAAGGTTAAAGCCGTGATTACCTCTTCGGAAGGCAGAGTAGAAATCGAATCGGCTCGACCGCTGCATTCTATCAATGGTTATCGTGCCATGTTTGACTTAGTGCCACCGACAGACGAATCCAAGCCGATTAATTTGCGGGTGTATTTGGAAGCGAATGGGCAGCCTTTAACGGAAACGTGGCAGTACCAATGGACACCGCCAGATCCGCAAGATCGAGCGCTTCATAATGCGGGGCATTTGAAGTAG
- a CDS encoding uracil-xanthine permease family protein, giving the protein MKNAVLGVQMLFVAFGALVLVPLLTGLDPSVALFGAGIGTLLFQLTTRRTVPIFLASSFAFIAPIMYGVQTWGIPSTMGGLMAAGLVYVLLGGVIRLRGAGFIHKLLPPVVIGPIIMVIGLGLAPVAVNMALGKSGDGSLQLVDGNVSIWIAIASLLTTVFISVFAKGLFKLLPVFGGIAVGYLLSLFFGIVSFDPIHNAAWFAVPNFTAPEFNINAILFMLPVAIAPAVEHVGDILSISNVTGKNYLKKPGLHRTIAGDGIATMAAAMVGAPPNTTYSEVTGAVMLTKAFNPVIMTWAAVAAIVLAWVGKLGAALQTIPLPVMGGIMILLFGSIAAVGLNTLIKNQVDLHKSRNLIIVGVTLVFGIGGMAFGIGEFSLQGISLCGIVAIMLNLILPQDIGDNQIVDNAQIED; this is encoded by the coding sequence ATGAAAAATGCCGTCTTAGGTGTCCAAATGCTCTTTGTCGCATTTGGCGCCTTAGTACTCGTCCCTTTGCTCACTGGACTTGACCCAAGTGTCGCACTTTTTGGGGCCGGTATCGGAACGCTATTATTTCAGTTAACCACCCGTCGAACCGTACCTATTTTTCTTGCGTCATCTTTCGCTTTTATTGCGCCAATAATGTACGGCGTTCAAACATGGGGAATTCCCTCTACCATGGGCGGTTTAATGGCTGCAGGACTGGTATACGTATTGCTGGGTGGTGTTATTCGTTTAAGAGGCGCTGGCTTTATTCATAAGCTATTACCGCCCGTTGTTATTGGACCAATCATCATGGTGATTGGACTTGGCCTAGCGCCGGTTGCCGTCAACATGGCTTTAGGTAAAAGTGGCGATGGATCATTACAGCTTGTTGACGGTAACGTGTCAATTTGGATTGCCATTGCGTCTTTACTGACCACAGTATTTATCAGCGTATTCGCGAAAGGGCTGTTTAAGCTGTTGCCCGTGTTCGGAGGCATTGCTGTTGGCTACCTCTTGAGCTTGTTTTTTGGCATCGTCAGTTTCGACCCCATACACAATGCCGCTTGGTTTGCCGTCCCCAACTTCACAGCACCAGAATTTAACATCAATGCCATTTTGTTTATGTTGCCTGTTGCCATTGCGCCTGCTGTAGAACATGTAGGCGACATTCTTTCTATTTCTAATGTAACAGGAAAGAATTATCTGAAGAAACCCGGCCTGCATCGTACTATTGCTGGCGACGGTATCGCCACTATGGCCGCCGCTATGGTTGGCGCACCACCCAACACAACCTATAGCGAAGTGACTGGCGCAGTCATGCTAACTAAAGCTTTTAATCCAGTGATAATGACATGGGCTGCCGTTGCAGCTATCGTTCTTGCATGGGTAGGTAAATTGGGAGCGGCTCTGCAAACTATTCCACTGCCCGTCATGGGCGGTATTATGATTCTATTATTTGGCTCGATTGCCGCGGTTGGATTGAATACTTTGATCAAAAATCAAGTGGACCTTCACAAGTCACGCAACCTAATCATCGTCGGCGTCACGCTAGTCTTTGGTATTGGTGGTATGGCGTTTGGTATTGGCGAATTCAGCCTGCAAGGCATCAGCTTATGCGGCATCGTGGCTATTATGCTGAACCTGATATTACCTCAAGATATCGGTGATAATCAGATTGTCGACAATGCTCAAATAGAAGACTAG
- a CDS encoding CPBP family intramembrane glutamic endopeptidase, protein MHLLPGFYNYAVVLKQTISVDTIPFSLYANFDKGLVGLFVLVYFFRGQASADYFQVLQKPITVLLIFFLTPCLALGLAMLLGLIQIDVKVPVFWLYFLGINLFFTCVAEEAFFCGFLQQELSKILHGESYLFIVPLIPALLFGIAHIGGGLEYAFIASAAGLGYGIIFHITKRIEWPILCHFVLNSLHFFLFTYPMLG, encoded by the coding sequence ATGCATTTATTACCCGGTTTTTATAATTATGCTGTGGTTTTAAAACAGACGATTAGTGTAGATACGATACCGTTTAGTTTGTATGCTAATTTCGATAAGGGTTTGGTGGGCTTGTTTGTACTAGTGTACTTTTTTAGAGGGCAAGCTAGTGCAGATTATTTTCAGGTTTTACAGAAACCTATAACGGTGTTGCTAATATTTTTCCTTACTCCGTGTTTGGCTTTGGGTTTAGCCATGCTTTTAGGGTTAATTCAGATTGATGTTAAGGTACCTGTTTTTTGGTTGTATTTTTTAGGTATTAATTTGTTTTTTACCTGTGTAGCTGAAGAAGCTTTTTTTTGCGGTTTTCTCCAGCAAGAGTTATCAAAAATTTTACATGGTGAGTCTTATCTATTTATTGTACCTCTTATTCCTGCCTTACTTTTTGGTATCGCTCATATCGGCGGAGGTCTCGAATATGCCTTTATTGCTAGTGCTGCTGGGCTTGGTTATGGAATTATATTCCATATAACCAAGCGAATCGAGTGGCCTATCTTATGTCACTTTGTATTGAATTCTTTACACTTTTTTTTATTCACCTATCCAATGCTGGGTTAA
- a CDS encoding ABC transporter permease — translation MKSETIMRFGVRFYIGIFFLYLFTPLIIMGLATFNDSRFPTVSPWKGATLKWFAALAEDGAMWQALWTSVIVAAGVLVVAVPIGICCALFLSTFQGRGKTFLYSLMMSPLLTPGVIVGISTLIFWKGLSVSGGVFLTVVAQTTFIAAYVMLMVLARLQRFDRTLENAALSLGATQWQAFRRILLPYLKPAIISAAAIAFLQSFENYNTTLFVKGYDTTLTVYIASKVRTGLTPAVNALGLVMISITILLAIVYEVKRRREARLNP, via the coding sequence ATGAAATCTGAAACCATTATGCGATTTGGAGTACGTTTTTATATTGGTATATTTTTTCTATACCTATTTACACCACTTATTATTATGGGACTGGCAACATTTAATGACAGTCGATTTCCTACTGTATCGCCTTGGAAGGGAGCGACACTAAAGTGGTTTGCCGCTTTAGCAGAAGACGGTGCTATGTGGCAGGCCTTATGGACGAGCGTGATAGTGGCCGCTGGAGTATTAGTCGTTGCTGTGCCAATTGGTATTTGCTGTGCTCTTTTTCTTTCTACTTTTCAAGGAAGAGGGAAGACCTTTTTGTATTCGTTGATGATGTCTCCATTATTAACGCCTGGTGTGATTGTCGGTATTTCAACGCTTATCTTTTGGAAGGGGCTGTCAGTTAGTGGTGGTGTATTTTTAACCGTCGTTGCGCAGACGACTTTTATAGCTGCGTATGTGATGCTGATGGTATTGGCACGATTACAGCGGTTTGATCGCACACTTGAAAATGCTGCATTGAGTCTGGGGGCGACACAGTGGCAAGCATTTCGACGTATTCTACTGCCTTACTTAAAGCCAGCGATTATTTCGGCAGCGGCCATTGCATTTCTTCAGTCGTTTGAAAACTACAATACGACTTTGTTTGTGAAAGGTTACGACACCACTCTAACTGTATACATTGCCTCCAAAGTTAGAACAGGTTTAACGCCAGCGGTAAATGCACTCGGGCTAGTGATGATCTCTATCACTATCTTGTTGGCTATTGTTTATGAAGTGAAGCGACGTCGTGAGGCAAGACTGAACCCCTAA
- a CDS encoding ABC transporter permease, with product MFSQLKARFGSGLAVGILGIIAIWIIALVILPQLLMVDYSFRPNLLPADIGGPEDTYSLVNYETLFNNKIHLTIFFKTIWSSVLVASLTLLVSYPIAFYLAKVATPQKAALCLLLLIIPFWINEILRTFSWYIILAYKGPLNALLLGLGFIDRPIRFLSGDGAVLIGMVYAYILFMIFPIYNAIESLDTNQIKAARNLGAGWIRTHWRVVIPHAKPGIATGCIMTFMLAAGSYAVPALLGSPGSRWFTQIIYNWFFEGGNWNQGAAYAFLLLVICIGFIALVMRIFKVGLGDIAK from the coding sequence ATGTTTAGCCAACTCAAAGCTCGATTTGGCAGTGGGCTAGCTGTTGGTATTCTTGGCATAATTGCTATTTGGATTATAGCTTTAGTAATTTTACCGCAACTGCTTATGGTCGATTATTCATTTCGTCCAAATTTATTGCCTGCTGATATTGGTGGTCCAGAAGATACTTATTCTCTGGTCAATTACGAAACGTTGTTTAACAACAAAATACATTTAACCATCTTCTTCAAAACAATTTGGTCGAGTGTGTTGGTTGCTTCGTTAACTTTATTAGTCAGCTATCCCATTGCATTTTATCTTGCCAAGGTGGCAACGCCACAGAAGGCCGCTTTGTGCTTGCTGTTATTGATTATTCCTTTTTGGATTAATGAAATTCTACGGACGTTTTCTTGGTACATTATTTTGGCTTATAAAGGTCCGTTGAATGCGCTTTTATTGGGGTTAGGGTTTATTGATCGTCCGATTCGATTTTTATCGGGCGATGGTGCCGTTTTAATCGGTATGGTGTACGCCTATATCCTGTTTATGATTTTTCCTATTTATAATGCCATCGAAAGCTTAGACACAAATCAAATCAAAGCGGCGCGTAATTTAGGAGCAGGTTGGATCCGTACTCATTGGCGAGTGGTTATTCCTCACGCTAAGCCAGGTATTGCAACTGGCTGCATTATGACCTTCATGTTGGCGGCGGGCAGTTACGCGGTGCCAGCATTACTTGGCTCACCTGGGAGTCGTTGGTTCACTCAGATTATTTATAACTGGTTTTTTGAGGGGGGTAATTGGAACCAGGGGGCGGCATATGCGTTCTTACTTCTGGTGATTTGTATCGGTTTTATTGCCTTAGTTATGCGTATCTTTAAAGTCGGTTTGGGGGACATTGCAAAATGA
- a CDS encoding ABC transporter ATP-binding protein encodes MDSSVHLDNTVMQFGDFTAIQKTDLKIESGEFFSFLGPSGCGKTTILNMISGFLDPTEGDVKIGGQSMRGVPANKRPTSMIFQNLALFPLMTVAENIEFGLEVRGVSKSERKKASDRLLELVALEDSGAKKISELSGGQKQRIAIARALAVEPQVLLLDEPLSALDLKLRQHMRLELKEIQRKTGITFIYITHDQGEALTMSDRVAVMSAGQIQQVADPITLYRDPKTAFVASFVGENNGIRGKVIDSNPNFVVLDCGPLGKLAGRAQGNLAIGSDATLFVRPEHFRLQAEDGMHTLKASINEVNFEGAYLTLNANTPGDQALSIQLATHQYSESLKKGAPVSLSYSEQDAIVIAGEDHV; translated from the coding sequence ATGGATAGTAGTGTTCATCTAGATAATACCGTTATGCAGTTTGGTGATTTTACCGCCATACAGAAAACCGATTTGAAAATAGAATCCGGTGAGTTTTTTAGCTTCTTAGGCCCGTCCGGTTGTGGCAAAACAACTATCTTAAACATGATCAGTGGTTTTTTAGATCCTACGGAAGGTGATGTTAAAATTGGTGGCCAAAGTATGCGTGGTGTACCGGCCAATAAACGTCCAACCTCGATGATTTTTCAAAATCTCGCACTTTTTCCTCTTATGACTGTGGCTGAAAATATAGAATTTGGCTTAGAGGTTCGCGGCGTTTCGAAAAGTGAGCGCAAAAAAGCTTCTGACCGACTGCTTGAGTTAGTGGCATTGGAAGACAGTGGTGCGAAAAAAATATCAGAGTTATCTGGTGGTCAAAAACAACGAATTGCGATTGCTCGTGCGTTGGCCGTTGAACCACAAGTGCTATTACTTGATGAGCCGTTATCTGCACTTGATTTAAAGCTGCGTCAGCATATGCGTCTAGAGTTAAAAGAAATTCAGCGTAAAACAGGCATTACCTTCATTTATATTACTCATGACCAAGGTGAAGCGTTGACAATGTCGGATCGAGTTGCGGTTATGTCTGCTGGACAGATACAGCAAGTTGCTGATCCAATTACTCTTTACCGTGATCCTAAAACGGCTTTTGTTGCCTCCTTTGTGGGAGAAAATAATGGCATTCGAGGCAAGGTGATTGATAGTAACCCTAATTTTGTTGTCCTAGACTGCGGACCGTTAGGCAAATTAGCGGGACGCGCTCAAGGTAATTTAGCGATTGGCAGTGATGCGACTTTATTTGTTCGTCCTGAGCATTTCAGGCTACAAGCAGAAGATGGGATGCATACATTAAAAGCCAGTATCAATGAAGTGAACTTTGAAGGCGCGTATTTGACTCTGAACGCGAATACACCAGGGGATCAAGCATTGTCTATTCAGCTTGCAACACACCAATATTCTGAGTCTTTGAAAAAAGGGGCGCCGGTTAGCCTTTCTTATAGTGAGCAAGATGCCATTGTCATTGCAGGAGAGGATCATGTTTAG
- a CDS encoding extracellular solute-binding protein, with amino-acid sequence MTLSRRQFVKGASIAGAVAATPFSMNQAIAANKELRIYAWAGYITDEMLSDFKAKTGINATFTPYGTNDELMNSLRATDGTGFDIIMPTVDRVPGYVDFDLIQPLDVKRVNWGGCLESALAGSDVGGIVNGKRYFAPSDWGTEAIAYNTQDASVNPKSLSYGDLWKPENAGGVTVRGHSALVGIGLWLEKAGKLPFPLLDSYKTEKAMRANFDVILKVAAEHKSSIAQFWSTENEAQGAFRTNGAVIGQTWDSTAFKLKTEGEPIAYGAPKEGALAWMEGFVIPKNANNTDSVYEFINWYYTPEAGAMFVKATGYNSTAKGADALLPAATKQFFQDSYSKQDLANLWWWPIQEPWYVALRNEYQDRYLSA; translated from the coding sequence ATGACCCTTTCCCGTCGTCAATTCGTGAAAGGCGCCTCTATTGCAGGTGCTGTTGCCGCTACCCCATTTTCAATGAATCAAGCCATTGCTGCTAATAAAGAGCTGCGTATTTATGCGTGGGCTGGTTACATTACGGATGAAATGTTATCCGACTTTAAAGCAAAAACAGGTATTAATGCCACGTTCACTCCCTATGGAACAAATGATGAGTTGATGAACTCTCTGCGTGCTACGGATGGAACGGGTTTCGATATCATTATGCCAACCGTTGACCGTGTTCCTGGTTATGTTGACTTCGATTTGATTCAGCCACTTGACGTGAAACGAGTGAACTGGGGCGGTTGTTTAGAAAGTGCTCTTGCTGGTTCAGATGTTGGGGGAATTGTAAACGGTAAGCGTTATTTTGCACCATCTGATTGGGGGACGGAAGCCATAGCGTATAACACTCAAGACGCGAGTGTTAATCCTAAAAGTCTAAGCTACGGTGACTTATGGAAGCCTGAGAATGCCGGTGGCGTTACAGTGCGTGGACATTCGGCTTTGGTTGGAATTGGATTGTGGCTGGAGAAAGCCGGTAAACTTCCTTTCCCATTGCTTGATTCTTATAAAACTGAAAAGGCGATGCGAGCGAATTTTGATGTCATTCTAAAAGTAGCTGCGGAGCATAAGAGCTCTATTGCTCAGTTTTGGTCTACAGAGAATGAAGCGCAAGGTGCATTTCGTACCAATGGTGCCGTTATTGGCCAAACTTGGGACAGCACTGCATTCAAACTTAAAACAGAAGGTGAGCCTATTGCTTACGGTGCACCAAAAGAAGGTGCGTTGGCTTGGATGGAAGGTTTTGTTATTCCTAAAAATGCCAATAATACTGATTCAGTGTATGAGTTTATTAATTGGTATTACACGCCAGAAGCGGGTGCCATGTTTGTAAAAGCGACGGGCTACAACTCAACCGCTAAAGGTGCAGATGCATTATTGCCTGCAGCTACGAAACAATTCTTCCAAGATTCGTATAGTAAGCAAGATCTAGCTAATCTTTGGTGGTGGCCAATTCAGGAACCTTGGTATGTTGCGCTGCGTAACGAATACCAAGACCGTTACTTGTCAGCATAA